A section of the Pseudomonas sp. FP453 genome encodes:
- a CDS encoding polyamine ABC transporter substrate-binding protein, with protein sequence MKNAGKTLLALSLMGAMAGAAQADDKVLHVYNWSDYIAPDTIANFEKESGIKVVYDVFDSNETLEAKLLAGKSGYDIVVPSNNFLAKQIKAGVYQELDKSKLSNYDNLNKSLLKAVSVSDPDNKHAFPYMWGSIGIGYNPEKVKAALGVDKIDSWDVLLKPENIAKLKSCGVSFLDSPTEMLPIALHYLGLPTDSQKPDDLKKAEELFLKIRPSIGYFHSSKYISDLANGNICVAVGYSGDIQQAKSRAAEAGGKVKVAYDIPKEGAGSFFDMVAIPKDAENVTGAYTFMNYLLKPEVMAKITDSVRFPNGNEKATALVDKDITSDPGIYPPADVQAKLYAIADLPAATQRLMTRSWTKIKSGK encoded by the coding sequence TTGAAGAACGCTGGCAAGACCCTCCTCGCCTTGTCCCTGATGGGCGCAATGGCGGGCGCGGCCCAGGCCGACGATAAAGTGCTGCACGTCTATAACTGGTCCGACTACATCGCACCGGACACCATTGCCAACTTTGAAAAAGAGTCGGGCATCAAAGTGGTGTACGACGTTTTTGACAGCAACGAAACCCTGGAAGCCAAGTTGCTGGCAGGCAAGTCCGGCTACGACATCGTCGTGCCGTCGAACAACTTCCTCGCCAAGCAGATCAAGGCCGGTGTCTACCAGGAGCTGGACAAGTCCAAGCTGTCCAACTACGACAACCTGAACAAATCCCTGCTCAAAGCCGTGTCGGTCAGCGACCCGGACAACAAGCACGCCTTCCCGTACATGTGGGGTTCGATCGGTATCGGCTACAACCCGGAGAAGGTCAAGGCTGCGCTGGGCGTGGACAAGATCGACTCGTGGGACGTGCTGCTCAAGCCTGAGAACATCGCCAAGCTGAAAAGCTGCGGTGTGAGCTTCCTCGATTCGCCAACCGAAATGTTGCCAATCGCCCTGCATTACCTCGGTCTGCCGACCGACAGCCAGAAGCCGGACGACCTGAAGAAAGCCGAGGAACTGTTCCTCAAGATCCGCCCATCGATCGGCTACTTCCACTCCTCCAAGTACATCTCCGACCTGGCCAACGGCAACATCTGCGTGGCGGTGGGCTACTCGGGTGACATCCAGCAAGCCAAGTCCCGCGCTGCCGAAGCCGGTGGCAAGGTCAAGGTTGCCTACGACATTCCGAAAGAAGGTGCTGGCAGCTTCTTCGACATGGTCGCCATCCCTAAGGATGCCGAAAACGTCACCGGCGCCTACACGTTCATGAACTACCTGCTCAAGCCGGAAGTGATGGCTAAGATCACCGACTCGGTACGTTTCCCGAACGGCAACGAAAAAGCCACTGCCCTGGTGGATAAAGACATCACCAGCGACCCAGGCATCTACCCGCCTGCGGACGTGCAAGCCAAGTTGTATGCCATTGCTGATTTGCCAGCGGCAACCCAACGCTTGATGACGCGCAGCTGGACCAAGATCAAGTCGGGTAAATAA
- a CDS encoding ABC transporter permease subunit, translating to MNTKKLKRRLQRIVPSGKQVVIGIPFLWLFLFFALPFFIVLKISFAEADVAIPPYTEIYTYVEQKLQVVLNLANYSLLAGDELYIAAYLGSLKMAFFSTLLCLLIGYPMAYAIATARKEMQTVLVLLIMMPTWTAILIRVYAWMGILSNNGLLNGFLMSMGLINEPLQILNTNIAVYIGVVYSYLPFMILPLYANLVKHDQSLLEAASDLGSSTFNSFWKITVPLSKNGIIAGCMLVFIPVVGEFVIPELLGGPETLMIGKVLWQEFFNNRDWPVASALAVVMLAILIVPIILFNRSQAKEMEGKI from the coding sequence ATGAACACAAAAAAACTCAAGCGACGCTTGCAGCGCATCGTCCCCAGCGGCAAGCAGGTGGTCATCGGGATTCCGTTCCTGTGGCTGTTCCTGTTCTTCGCCTTGCCGTTTTTCATCGTCCTGAAAATCAGCTTCGCCGAAGCCGACGTAGCGATCCCGCCGTACACCGAGATCTACACCTACGTTGAGCAGAAGCTGCAAGTGGTGCTGAACCTGGCCAACTACAGCTTGCTGGCGGGCGACGAGCTGTACATCGCGGCCTACCTGGGCTCGCTGAAAATGGCGTTCTTCAGCACGCTGCTGTGCCTGCTGATCGGCTACCCGATGGCCTACGCCATTGCCACCGCGCGCAAAGAGATGCAGACCGTGCTGGTGCTGCTGATCATGATGCCGACCTGGACCGCGATCCTGATCCGCGTGTATGCGTGGATGGGCATCCTCAGCAACAACGGTCTGCTCAATGGTTTCCTGATGTCCATGGGGCTGATCAACGAGCCGCTGCAGATCCTCAACACCAACATCGCGGTGTATATCGGCGTGGTCTATTCGTACCTGCCGTTCATGATCCTGCCGCTGTACGCCAACCTGGTGAAACACGACCAGAGCCTGCTGGAAGCCGCGTCCGACCTGGGTTCGAGCACCTTCAACAGCTTCTGGAAGATCACCGTGCCGCTGTCCAAGAACGGCATCATCGCCGGCTGCATGCTGGTGTTTATCCCGGTGGTGGGCGAGTTCGTGATCCCGGAACTGCTGGGCGGCCCGGAAACCCTGATGATCGGTAAAGTGTTGTGGCAAGAATTCTTCAACAACCGTGACTGGCCGGTGGCGTCTGCCCTGGCGGTGGTGATGCTGGCGATCCTGATCGTGCCGATCATCCTGTTCAACCGCAGCCAAGCCAAAGAGATGGAGGGCAAGATATGA
- a CDS encoding penicillin acylase family protein encodes MKRVLQVLAVLLVLVAVGAGVYLYSKQPTRQGTVTLANLQGSVTVRYDDRGVPHIRAENETDLYRALGFVHAQDRLFQMEIMRRLARGELAEVLGPKVLETDKLFRNLRIRDRAATYVAQLDHESAHWKALQAYLDGINQYQDSHASPVEFDVLGIPRRPFTAEDTISVAGYMAYSFAAAFRTEPLLTYVRDQLGSDYPKVFDLDWQPKGALNLAASDWQTLGAIASLSEQALADNGLPQFEGSNAWAISGNRTKSGKPLLAGDPHIRFSVPSVWYEAQLSAPGFELYGYHNALVPVAFLGHNLDFGWSLTMFQNDDLDLIAEKVNPDNPNQVWYHDAWVDMTRTEQQIQVKGQAPVSLTLRQSPHGPIINDVLGDNAGKTPIAMWWAFLDTQNPILEGFYQLNRADTLAKARAAAAKVSAPGLNIVWANAKGDIGWWAAAQLPIRPAGVNAGFILDGSTAQADKLGFYPFSANPQEENPARGYVVSANAQPVSPIGLEIPGYYNLADRGQQLNAQLSDHSVKWDVNNSQALQLGTTTAFGPRLLAPLLPVLREVVKDPAQLQLVEQLAAWKGDYPLDSTSATLFNQFLFNLADATFHPKLGDGMFKTLLSTRVIDAALPRLAAAPDSPWWNGQRAETVKRAWDNSLAHLKSTFGDDPSQWQWGKAHTLTHGHPLGMQKPLDLVFNVGPFPAPGSHEVPNNQSANIGPAPWPVTYGPSTRRLIDFADVAHALTINPVGQSGVPFDRHYGDQAETYIEGGYEQAHFTDEEITANTRGTLKLLPAR; translated from the coding sequence ATGAAGCGCGTCTTGCAGGTTCTCGCGGTTCTGCTGGTGTTGGTCGCCGTTGGCGCCGGCGTGTACCTCTACAGCAAGCAACCGACCCGCCAGGGCACGGTGACGCTGGCCAACCTGCAAGGTTCGGTCACGGTGCGGTATGACGACCGTGGCGTGCCGCATATCCGCGCCGAAAACGAGACCGACCTGTATCGCGCCCTGGGCTTCGTGCATGCCCAGGACCGCCTGTTCCAGATGGAGATCATGCGGCGCCTGGCCCGTGGCGAGCTGGCCGAAGTGCTCGGGCCCAAGGTGCTGGAGACCGACAAGCTGTTCCGCAACCTGCGCATCCGCGACCGCGCCGCCACCTACGTCGCGCAGCTGGACCATGAATCCGCGCACTGGAAGGCCCTGCAAGCCTATCTGGACGGGATCAATCAATATCAGGACAGCCACGCCAGCCCGGTGGAGTTCGACGTGCTGGGCATCCCCAGGCGGCCGTTCACCGCCGAAGACACCATCAGCGTCGCCGGATACATGGCCTACAGCTTTGCCGCCGCCTTTCGTACCGAACCCTTGCTGACTTACGTACGCGACCAACTGGGCAGCGACTACCCGAAAGTCTTCGACCTCGACTGGCAACCCAAGGGCGCCCTCAACCTCGCCGCCAGCGATTGGCAGACCCTCGGCGCAATCGCGTCCCTGAGCGAACAGGCGCTGGCCGACAACGGCCTGCCGCAGTTCGAAGGCAGCAACGCCTGGGCCATCAGCGGCAACCGCACCAAAAGTGGCAAGCCGCTGCTGGCCGGCGACCCGCATATCCGCTTCTCGGTGCCGTCGGTGTGGTACGAGGCGCAGCTGTCGGCGCCGGGTTTTGAGTTGTATGGCTATCACAACGCGCTGGTGCCGGTGGCGTTCCTGGGGCACAACCTGGACTTTGGCTGGAGCCTGACCATGTTCCAGAACGACGACCTCGACCTGATCGCCGAGAAGGTCAACCCGGACAACCCCAACCAGGTCTGGTATCACGACGCCTGGGTCGACATGACCCGCACCGAGCAGCAGATCCAGGTCAAGGGCCAGGCCCCGGTCAGCCTCACCCTGCGCCAATCGCCCCACGGCCCGATCATCAATGACGTGCTCGGCGACAACGCCGGCAAGACCCCGATTGCCATGTGGTGGGCGTTCCTCGATACGCAGAACCCGATCCTCGAAGGTTTCTACCAGCTCAACCGCGCCGACACCCTGGCCAAGGCCCGCGCGGCAGCGGCCAAGGTCTCGGCGCCGGGGTTGAACATCGTGTGGGCCAACGCCAAGGGCGACATCGGCTGGTGGGCGGCGGCGCAGTTGCCAATCCGCCCGGCCGGGGTCAACGCCGGGTTTATCCTCGATGGCAGCACGGCCCAGGCCGACAAGCTGGGTTTCTACCCGTTCAGCGCCAACCCCCAGGAAGAGAACCCCGCGCGCGGTTATGTGGTGTCGGCGAATGCCCAGCCGGTATCGCCCATCGGCCTGGAGATCCCCGGCTATTACAACCTGGCCGACCGTGGCCAGCAGTTGAACGCGCAGTTGAGCGACCACAGCGTGAAGTGGGATGTGAACAACAGCCAGGCCCTGCAACTGGGCACCACCACCGCCTTTGGCCCACGCCTGCTGGCGCCGCTGTTGCCGGTGCTGCGCGAGGTGGTCAAGGACCCGGCGCAATTGCAGCTGGTCGAACAACTGGCCGCCTGGAAAGGCGACTACCCGCTGGATTCCACCAGCGCCACGCTGTTCAACCAGTTCCTGTTCAACCTCGCCGACGCGACATTCCACCCCAAGCTCGGCGACGGCATGTTCAAGACCCTGCTCAGCACCCGCGTGATCGACGCCGCGCTGCCGCGCCTGGCGGCAGCGCCGGACTCACCGTGGTGGAACGGCCAGCGCGCCGAGACCGTCAAGCGCGCCTGGGACAACAGCCTCGCCCACCTCAAGAGCACCTTCGGCGATGACCCGAGCCAGTGGCAATGGGGCAAGGCCCACACCCTGACCCACGGCCATCCATTGGGCATGCAGAAGCCGTTGGACCTCGTGTTCAACGTCGGCCCGTTCCCGGCACCGGGCAGCCACGAGGTGCCGAACAACCAATCGGCGAATATCGGCCCGGCGCCGTGGCCGGTGACCTACGGGCCTTCGACCCGTCGCCTGATCGACTTTGCCGACGTGGCCCACGCCCTGACCATCAACCCGGTGGGGCAAAGCGGTGTGCCGTTTGACCGGCATTATGGGGACCAGGCGGAGACCTATATCGAGGGCGGTTACGAACAGGCGCACTTCACCGATGAAGAAATCACCGCCAATACCCGTGGCACCTTGAAACTGCTGCCCGCCCGATAA
- a CDS encoding HD domain-containing protein gives MTTIAGIQIPDSALAKATTEYIRDVESDLLYHHSRRVFLFGALSGERKQLAYNPELLYVGAMFHDLGLVAGHRSDNERFEVDGADAAAAFLKPYGLSDDDIEQVWLSIALHTTPGVPQHLRPTVALVTAGVEMDVLGMDYAAFSSVQREAVVHAHPRGEGFKECIICAFADGLRHRPQTTFGNVKTDVLVDQEPGFRPMNFVEVIRKSPWTA, from the coding sequence ATGACCACCATCGCCGGCATCCAGATCCCCGACAGCGCCCTCGCCAAGGCCACCACTGAATACATCCGCGACGTCGAATCCGACCTGCTCTACCACCACTCCCGCCGGGTCTTCCTGTTCGGCGCGTTGAGCGGTGAGCGCAAGCAACTGGCCTACAACCCGGAGCTGCTCTATGTCGGCGCGATGTTCCACGACCTGGGCCTGGTGGCCGGCCATCGCAGTGACAACGAGCGTTTTGAAGTGGATGGCGCCGATGCGGCGGCGGCCTTTCTCAAGCCTTACGGGCTGAGCGATGACGATATCGAACAGGTGTGGCTGTCCATCGCCCTGCACACTACGCCGGGCGTGCCGCAACATCTGCGCCCGACCGTGGCCTTGGTCACCGCCGGTGTGGAGATGGACGTGCTGGGCATGGACTACGCGGCCTTTTCCAGCGTGCAGCGCGAAGCGGTGGTGCATGCGCATCCACGGGGTGAAGGGTTCAAGGAGTGCATCATCTGCGCGTTTGCCGACGGCTTGCGCCATCGTCCGCAGACTACGTTTGGGAATGTGAAGACGGATGTGCTGGTGGATCAGGAGCCGGGGTTCAGGCCGATGAATTTTGTCGAGGTGATCCGCAAATCCCCTTGGACTGCCTGA
- a CDS encoding aspartate aminotransferase family protein has product MSSNNPQTREWQALSSEHHLAPFSDFKQLKEKGPRIITKAHGVYLWDSEGNKILDGMAGLWCVAIGYGRDELADAAAKQMKELPYYNLFFQTAHPPVLELAKAISDIAPAGMNHVFFTGSGSEGNDTMLRMVRHYWAIKGQPNKKTIISRKNGYHGSTVAGASLGGMTYMHEQGDLPIPGISHIAQPYWFGEGGDMSPEEFGVWAANQLEEKILELGVDNVGAFIAEPIQGAGGVIVPPATYWPRIKEILAKYDILFVADEVICGFGRTGEWFGSDFYDLKPDMMTIAKGLTSGYIPMGGLIVRDEVVAVLNEGGDFNHGFTYSGHPVAAAVALENIRIMRDEKIVSRVHDETAPYLQKRLRELADHPLVGEVRGVGMLGAIELVQDKATRKRYEGRGAGMICRTFCFENGLIMRAVGDTMIISPPLVISKAEIDELVTKARQCLDLTLAALQG; this is encoded by the coding sequence ATGTCCAGCAACAACCCGCAAACCCGTGAATGGCAAGCCTTGAGCAGTGAGCACCACCTGGCGCCGTTCAGCGACTTCAAGCAATTGAAAGAGAAAGGCCCGCGCATCATTACCAAAGCCCACGGCGTCTACCTGTGGGACAGCGAAGGCAACAAGATCCTCGACGGCATGGCCGGCCTGTGGTGCGTGGCGATCGGTTACGGTCGCGATGAACTGGCTGACGCCGCCGCCAAGCAGATGAAAGAACTGCCGTACTACAACCTGTTCTTCCAGACCGCTCACCCGCCGGTGCTGGAACTGGCCAAGGCCATTTCCGACATCGCGCCTGCCGGCATGAACCACGTGTTCTTCACCGGTTCCGGCTCCGAAGGCAACGACACAATGTTGCGCATGGTCCGCCACTACTGGGCGATCAAAGGCCAGCCGAACAAGAAAACCATCATCAGCCGCAAGAATGGCTACCACGGCAGCACCGTGGCCGGCGCCAGCCTGGGCGGCATGACCTATATGCATGAACAAGGCGACTTGCCGATCCCAGGCATCAGCCACATCGCCCAGCCGTACTGGTTTGGCGAAGGCGGCGACATGAGCCCGGAAGAATTCGGCGTGTGGGCCGCCAACCAGCTGGAAGAGAAGATTCTGGAACTGGGCGTGGACAACGTCGGTGCCTTTATTGCCGAGCCGATCCAGGGCGCCGGTGGCGTGATCGTGCCGCCTGCCACCTACTGGCCGCGCATCAAGGAAATCCTCGCCAAGTACGACATCCTGTTTGTGGCGGACGAAGTGATCTGCGGTTTCGGCCGTACCGGTGAGTGGTTCGGTAGCGATTTCTACGACCTCAAGCCCGACATGATGACCATCGCCAAGGGCCTGACCTCGGGTTACATCCCCATGGGCGGCCTGATCGTGCGCGATGAAGTGGTGGCGGTGCTCAACGAAGGGGGCGATTTCAACCACGGCTTCACCTACTCCGGCCACCCGGTGGCAGCGGCGGTGGCCCTGGAAAACATCCGCATCATGCGCGATGAAAAAATCGTCAGCCGCGTGCATGACGAAACGGCACCGTATTTGCAGAAACGTCTGAGGGAACTGGCGGATCACCCGTTGGTGGGAGAAGTTCGCGGTGTGGGCATGTTGGGCGCCATCGAGCTGGTGCAGGACAAGGCCACGCGCAAGCGTTACGAAGGCCGTGGTGCTGGCATGATCTGCCGCACGTTCTGCTTCGAAAATGGCCTGATCATGCGCGCCGTGGGCGACACCATGATCATTTCGCCACCGCTGGTGATCAGCAAGGCGGAAATCGACGAGTTGGTCACCAAGGCTCGCCAGTGCCTGGACCTGACTTTGGCGGCATTGCAGGGCTAA
- a CDS encoding ABC transporter permease subunit: MKRVSFSSFMLVAGLLFIYLPMLILVIYSFNESKLVTVWGGWSIKWYVGLLDNTQLMGSVMRSLEIACYTAVAAVALGTLAAFVLTRISQFKGRTLFGGLVTAPLVMPEVITGLSLLLLFVAMAQMIGWPQERGIVTIWIAHTTFCAAYVAVVVSARLRELDLSIEEAAMDLGARPWKVFFLITIPMIAPSLAAGGMMSFALSLDDLVLASFVSGPGSTTLPMEVFSAVRLGVKPEINAVASLILLAVSLVTFLVWFFSRRAEEKRKKAIQQAIEEAAADGWQQPDKRRAPAPV; the protein is encoded by the coding sequence ATGAAGCGCGTCAGTTTCTCAAGCTTCATGCTGGTGGCGGGGTTGTTGTTCATCTACCTGCCGATGCTGATCCTGGTGATCTACTCGTTCAACGAATCCAAGCTGGTGACGGTGTGGGGCGGTTGGTCGATCAAGTGGTACGTGGGCCTGCTGGACAACACCCAGTTGATGGGTTCGGTGATGCGCTCCCTGGAAATCGCCTGCTACACGGCGGTGGCGGCGGTGGCGCTGGGTACCTTGGCGGCATTCGTGCTGACGCGTATCAGCCAGTTCAAGGGCCGCACGCTGTTCGGCGGCCTGGTGACGGCGCCGTTGGTGATGCCGGAAGTGATCACCGGTCTGTCGCTGTTGCTGCTGTTCGTGGCGATGGCGCAGATGATCGGCTGGCCGCAAGAGCGTGGCATCGTCACCATCTGGATCGCCCACACCACCTTCTGCGCGGCGTATGTGGCGGTGGTGGTGTCGGCGCGCTTGCGTGAGCTGGACCTGTCGATTGAAGAAGCGGCAATGGACCTCGGGGCGCGGCCGTGGAAGGTGTTCTTCCTGATCACCATCCCGATGATCGCGCCGTCGCTGGCGGCGGGCGGCATGATGTCGTTCGCGCTGTCCCTCGATGACCTGGTACTTGCCAGCTTCGTGTCGGGGCCGGGTTCGACCACCTTGCCGATGGAAGTGTTCTCGGCGGTGCGCCTGGGGGTCAAACCCGAGATCAACGCCGTGGCCAGCTTGATTCTGTTGGCGGTGTCGCTGGTGACCTTCCTGGTGTGGTTCTTCAGCCGTCGTGCCGAAGAGAAACGCAAGAAAGCGATCCAGCAAGCGATTGAAGAAGCGGCGGCGGATGGCTGGCAACAGCCGGACAAGCGTCGGGCGCCTGCGCCGGTCTAA
- a CDS encoding polyamine ABC transporter substrate-binding protein produces the protein MPISLFRQAMLVGAGITLTLSVQAAPTVHIYNWSDYIGTDTLANFEKASGIKPVYDVFDSNETLEGKLLAGRTGYDVVVPSNHFLGKQIKAGAFQKIDKAQLSNYANLDPALLKRLEKNDPGNQYAVPYLWGTNGIGYNVDKVKEVLGVDKIDSWAVLFEPENMKKLATCGVSFMDSADEMLPAVLNYMGLDPNSTNPDDYKKAEEKLLKVRPYVTYFHSSKYISDLANGNICVAAGFSGDVFQAKARAAEAGKGVNIAYAIPKEGGNLWFDVLAIPKDATNVKEAHAFINYLLQPEVIAQVSDYVGYANPNPGADKLMEQSIRTDEAVYPPQAVLDRTFVNFELPPKVQRLMTRSWTKVKTGK, from the coding sequence TTGCCAATTTCTTTATTTCGCCAAGCCATGCTGGTGGGTGCAGGTATCACGCTGACGCTGAGCGTGCAGGCCGCACCGACGGTGCATATTTATAACTGGTCGGACTACATCGGCACCGACACCCTGGCCAACTTCGAAAAGGCCAGCGGCATCAAGCCCGTGTATGACGTGTTTGACTCCAACGAAACCCTGGAAGGCAAGTTGCTGGCCGGGCGCACCGGCTATGACGTGGTGGTGCCGTCCAACCACTTCCTCGGCAAGCAGATCAAGGCGGGGGCGTTCCAGAAGATCGACAAGGCGCAGTTGAGCAACTACGCCAACCTCGACCCGGCGCTGCTCAAGCGCCTGGAAAAGAACGACCCGGGCAACCAGTACGCCGTGCCGTATCTGTGGGGCACCAACGGCATCGGTTACAACGTCGATAAAGTGAAGGAAGTGCTGGGCGTCGACAAGATCGACTCCTGGGCCGTGCTGTTCGAGCCGGAGAACATGAAGAAGCTGGCCACCTGCGGTGTGTCGTTCATGGACTCGGCGGATGAAATGCTGCCGGCGGTGCTCAACTACATGGGTCTGGACCCCAACAGCACCAACCCGGACGACTACAAGAAGGCCGAAGAAAAGCTGCTGAAAGTGCGGCCCTACGTGACCTATTTCCATTCTTCGAAATACATCTCCGACCTGGCCAACGGCAATATCTGCGTGGCCGCCGGGTTCTCCGGCGATGTGTTCCAGGCCAAGGCCCGCGCGGCCGAGGCGGGCAAGGGCGTGAACATCGCCTACGCAATTCCGAAAGAAGGCGGCAACCTGTGGTTTGACGTGCTGGCGATCCCCAAGGATGCCACCAACGTCAAGGAAGCCCACGCCTTCATCAACTATTTGCTGCAGCCTGAGGTGATCGCTCAGGTCAGTGATTACGTCGGTTATGCCAACCCTAATCCAGGGGCGGACAAGCTGATGGAGCAATCGATACGCACCGACGAAGCGGTTTACCCACCGCAGGCGGTTCTCGACCGGACATTTGTCAACTTCGAGCTACCCCCGAAAGTGCAGCGTTTAATGACCCGTAGCTGGACCAAGGTCAAGACGGGCAAGTAA
- a CDS encoding GlxA family transcriptional regulator: MSKTIAILIFPGVQSLDVTGPMDVFCEANRFLPSQDQYQLEVIGLAHGNMSASNGLSLQAHRHYSEALSAYDLLLVAGGPQLPFEDFGAPFDDWLRGATARARRFGSICNGAFMLARAGLLDGKTVTTHWNDAADLARLCPTAQVEADRLYVQDGNLYTSAGVTAGIDLSLYLLAQDHGPEVALSVAKRLVVFTQRSGGQSQFSPFLTPHAETTSAVALVQLYVLANLTGDLTIADLAKAANMSARNFSRVFAREARITPAEFVERARVDAARVMLESSHAPLKTVAYQCGFRDAQHMRSVFNRRLGVTPQQFRLNFAAPV, translated from the coding sequence ATGAGCAAAACCATCGCCATCCTGATCTTCCCCGGCGTCCAGTCGCTGGATGTCACCGGGCCCATGGATGTGTTCTGCGAAGCCAACCGCTTCCTGCCCAGCCAGGACCAATACCAGCTGGAAGTCATCGGCCTCGCTCACGGCAACATGTCCGCTTCCAACGGCCTGTCATTGCAAGCCCATCGGCATTACAGCGAAGCCTTGAGCGCCTACGACCTGCTGCTGGTCGCCGGTGGTCCGCAGTTGCCCTTCGAAGACTTTGGCGCGCCATTCGACGACTGGCTGCGCGGCGCCACCGCAAGGGCCCGACGCTTCGGCTCCATCTGCAACGGCGCCTTCATGCTCGCCCGCGCCGGTTTGCTGGATGGCAAAACCGTCACCACCCACTGGAACGACGCCGCCGACCTGGCGCGCCTGTGTCCCACGGCCCAGGTCGAGGCCGACCGTCTGTACGTGCAGGACGGCAACCTCTACACCTCGGCGGGGGTCACGGCGGGCATCGATTTGTCCCTGTATTTGCTGGCCCAGGACCATGGCCCGGAAGTCGCGCTGAGCGTGGCCAAGCGCCTGGTGGTGTTTACCCAGCGCTCGGGCGGGCAGTCGCAGTTCAGCCCGTTTCTGACGCCCCACGCCGAAACCACCTCGGCGGTGGCCTTGGTGCAGTTGTATGTGTTGGCGAACCTGACCGGGGATCTGACCATTGCCGACCTGGCCAAGGCGGCCAATATGAGCGCGCGCAATTTCTCTCGGGTGTTTGCCCGTGAGGCGCGCATCACCCCGGCGGAATTTGTCGAGCGGGCGCGGGTGGATGCGGCGCGGGTGATGCTTGAAAGCAGCCATGCACCGCTCAAGACCGTGGCCTATCAGTGCGGTTTTCGTGATGCCCAGCATATGCGCAGTGTGTTCAACCGCAGGCTTGGGGTGACGCCGCAGCAGTTCCGGCTCAATTTTGCCGCACCGGTCTGA
- a CDS encoding ABC transporter ATP-binding protein codes for MAVASGAYKKALEGDQTPKKVLVKIDRVTKKFDETIAVDDVSLEIKKGEIFALLGGSGSGKSTLLRMLAGFERPTEGRIYLDGVDITDMPPYERPINMMFQSYALFPHMTVAQNIAFGLQQDKIPKAEVDARVAEMLKLVQMSQYAKRKPHQLSGGQRQRVALARSLAKRPKLLLLDEPMGALDKKLRSQMQLELVEIIERVGVTCVMVTHDQEEAMTMAERIAIMHLGWIAQIGSPIDIYETPTSRLVCEFIGNVNIFETQVVDDAEGHAVLKCPDLDRDIYVGYGIATAVEDKSVTYAIRPEKLLVTSEMPTCEHNWSSGKVHDIAYLGGHSVFYVELPSGKLVQSFVANAERRGQRPTWGDQVYVWWEDDSGVVLRS; via the coding sequence ATGGCAGTTGCCTCCGGCGCCTATAAGAAAGCCCTCGAGGGCGACCAGACACCTAAGAAGGTGCTGGTCAAAATCGACCGGGTCACGAAGAAGTTCGACGAGACGATTGCCGTGGACGATGTGTCCCTGGAAATCAAGAAAGGCGAGATCTTCGCCTTGCTCGGCGGTTCGGGTTCGGGCAAGTCCACCTTGCTGCGCATGCTCGCAGGTTTCGAGCGCCCGACCGAGGGCCGCATCTACCTCGACGGCGTGGACATCACCGATATGCCGCCCTACGAGCGGCCGATCAACATGATGTTCCAGTCCTACGCCTTGTTCCCGCACATGACCGTGGCGCAGAACATCGCCTTCGGCCTGCAACAGGACAAGATCCCCAAGGCCGAGGTCGATGCGCGCGTGGCCGAGATGCTCAAGCTGGTACAGATGAGCCAGTACGCCAAGCGCAAGCCGCACCAGTTGTCCGGCGGCCAGCGCCAGCGTGTGGCCCTGGCCCGTTCCCTGGCCAAGCGCCCGAAACTGCTGCTGCTCGATGAGCCCATGGGCGCCCTCGACAAGAAGCTGCGTTCGCAGATGCAGCTGGAACTGGTGGAAATCATCGAGCGCGTCGGCGTGACCTGCGTGATGGTGACCCACGACCAGGAAGAGGCCATGACCATGGCCGAGCGCATCGCGATCATGCACCTGGGCTGGATCGCCCAGATCGGCAGCCCGATCGACATCTACGAAACCCCCACCAGCCGCCTGGTGTGCGAGTTCATCGGCAACGTCAACATCTTCGAAACCCAGGTGGTGGACGACGCCGAAGGCCACGCGGTGCTCAAGTGCCCGGACCTGGACCGCGACATCTACGTGGGCTACGGCATCGCCACGGCGGTGGAAGACAAGTCGGTGACCTACGCCATCCGCCCGGAAAAGCTGCTGGTGACGTCGGAAATGCCGACCTGCGAGCACAACTGGTCCAGCGGCAAGGTGCATGACATTGCATATCTGGGTGGCCACTCGGTGTTCTACGTGGAGCTGCCGAGCGGCAAGCTGGTGCAGTCCTTTGTCGCCAACGCCGAGCGCCGTGGCCAGCGCCCAACCTGGGGTGACCAGGTGTACGTGTGGTGGGAAGACGACAGCGGCGTGGTACTGCGCTCATGA